Genomic segment of Funiculus sociatus GB2-C1:
GTTTGGCGTTTTCCAAGGCAATTCCCGCCTGGATGTTAAACGCCTGCATAAACTCTTCGTCGGAACTAGTAAAACTGCCAGGGTGCTTATTAATCAGCTGCGTCACGCCAATTAATTCATTAGCTGAATTAAACACTGGCATACAGAGAATATTGCGCGTTAAATAACCCGTCCGCTTGTCGGCGCTGGGGTCAAAACGCGGATCTTTGTAAGCATCAGCGATATTCAGCGCCTGACGAGTAGAGGCAACGTATCCGGCAATCCCTTTATTGGAAGGAATCCGTATCGGTATGATCTCTGTGCCATCCTTGTTGGGGACTTTCGTCCAGAGTTCTCCTGTTTCTTTGCTCAGCATAAACAGGGTACTGCGGTCTGCCTTCATCAGATCCCGCGCTTGCTCCATCACATAGCGCAGTGTGGCTTCTAAGTCAAGACTCTGACCCAGATATGTTGTTGCCCGTAACAGTGCAGCTGCTCCCCGTTGCTTACGAGCCGCCACATAAAAAGATTGGCAGCTTTCCAAGATAATCCCGATGGAGGCGGCAAAGTCACGGAATCCTTGCTCATCCTCGGTTGTAAATGGGGAATCTCCAGCTTTATTCAACAGCTGAACTACAGCTACAATCTGGTTTTTGCTGCTATAAATCGGCATACATAGCAGATTGTGGGTGCGGTAGCCGGGTCGTTCGTCAACTTCTTTGTTAAATAGCGGGTGGCTATAAGCGTCGGTGATGTTGAGAGTTTCACCCGTGGTAGCTACCTGACCGGCAATACCGACATTAATGGGAATGCGAATTTCTTTAGTGGCTCTCCCGTTGTCGGTTTCGGGAATTTTCGACCAAAGTTGGTTTTTTTCTTCGTCAACTAAAAATATTGTAGTTCTGTCTGCTTGCAGAATTTGACCCATTTTTAGGGTGAAAGCGTCCATGACCTGCTCTAGCATGGATTCCAGAGCTTCGTTGTTGATCATGTCGATCGCCCGCAGAAACTGCTGAAATTCAGCGGTAATAAAGTCAAGCAAGCAGATAAACTCACCAAACGATAGCTCCTTGACACGCGATGTCAAGACGCTAGTACGATTAAGGGTGAGCTGAGAGAGAGTCGCCAGAACGCTGCCAGTATTGGAGAGTGTCATGGGGAGGAGCAAGTGCCAGCTATGGTGTTAGCTATAAGGTGGTAGGACTGAGCCATTAGCTGTTTTTAGTAAGTAGCTGGTAAAAATCAACGTCAAATGAACATTAAGCGATAAAAATCTTGTATGGAGTCTATGTAGCCTCTATACGGGGAAAAAGGGTTTTTGGATCTCAGATGGTTTTTGCCCACTTACTTACTTATGTAGTCGCTATTGGCTAAATTCTTTTTTTCGCACCTATTAACCTAATTTAACCTCGGTTACGATAAATGCTCATCAGTAGTTCTTAGTATTTAGCCATTAGTCTGTAGCCAGTTGTCAGTTATCCATGACTAATGACTGCTTTGTAGTAATTTTGTAGCTGACGGGTGGCAGCTGCCCAGCCCCAGCGTTCAGCTTCTTTCCGGGCATTTTGCCGGAGGGTTTCTCGTTCTTGTTGATGAGCCAGCAGGCGTATGGTAGCTGCGATCGCGCCTTCTTCATCAGCTGGGTCAAATAAATATCCGTTGACTCCATCTGTCACGATGTCGGGAATCCCCCCAGAACGTGCGGCGACGACGGGACACCCAGCTGCCATTGCCTCCAGAAGCACTAATCCCAACGTTTCTGTGCGTGAGGGGAATATAAAGGCATCAGCTGAGGCAAAGGCACTGGCGAGGTCTACGCCTGTGAGATAGCCAACAAAATTGGTGGGTGTACCAGCGAAGTATTTTTCTAAGGCTTGCCGATGGGGCCCATCCCCAACTAAGGCGAGGCGGGCGTTGGGAATTGCTTCTAAAACTGGTTTAATGCGGTCAATTTCTTTTTCTGCACCAAGACGACCTACGTAAAGCAGCAAGGGGCTGTCTGGATGACCTTGGGTTAAACGCCTACGCATTTCCTGGCTTGCTAGATGCGGTTGAAACAGCTCTGTATCCACTCCCCGTTGCCACAAATCCACCCGCTCGATGCCGTGACTTGTAAGTTCCTGCATCATCGCTGTGGAGGTGCAGAGATTTAATCGGGCTTGGTTGTGAGCTGATTTCAGAAATTCCCACAATAAGCCTTCTAGGATTCCCCAGCCGTAGTGGTGGAGGTATTGGGGCAGATGAGTATGGTAAGACGCTACCAAGGGTACTCGCATCGTCTTGGCGTAATATATCCCCGCTAACCCCAAAATTGCGGGGTTGACGACATGAATTGTATCTGGCTGAAACTTTTCTAGCTCATACCCTATTGCTGGGCGTGGCAAAGCCATTTTCAACTCTGGATACCAAGGCAAGGGGAAGCCAGAGACTCCGTAGATTCTGGCTCCCTTGTATTCTGTCAACCCCCCATCTGGGGAAAATATCAATACTTGGTCGCCGTTGCGCTGTAAGTGTTCAACGGTGTGGCGCAGGCGCGTCACTATGCCGTCAACCTTGGGCAAAAAGGTTTCGGTGAAAAGAGCGATTCGCATAATTTGCTAATGGCTAATGGCTAATGGCTAACGGCTAATGGCTAAGGGAACAATTAGCTATTAGCTATTAGCTATTAGCTATTAGCAACTGACTATCTGTGCCAAGAAACTTTGGGCAGAATTTGGTTTTTATCGACGCGGTTCTGGTATTTGACAGCAAAGTTGAGCAGTGAGTCCAGCAGTGCTTCGGAGAGAAAATGGGGTTGTAAGCCTAGATCGAGTAGGTTGGTGTTTATGGCGTTGAAGTAGTGTTCTTCCTTCTCAACTCTGGGGTTGTCGAGGTTATTAATTTCGACATTGAGTCCCAAGCTATTGCCAGCTTTTTTCACCATTCCGGCTAAGTCGGCGATGCTGAATAGTTCGGTGAACTGGTTGAAAACGCGAAACTCGCCTGGTTGGGCAGGATTTGCGATCGCTATTTCAATACATCGCACTGTATCCCGAATATCCAAAAAGCCTCTCGTCTGTCCGCCCTTACCATACACCGTCAGCGGATGACCAATTGCCGCCTGAATACAGAAGCGGTTCAGCGCCGTGCCAAACACACCGTCGTAATCCAAACGGTTAATCAACAACTCATCCATGCCAGTTTCTTCCGTCAAAACGCCGTAAACAACGCCTTGATTCAAGTCTGTAGCGCGTAGCCCCCAAATCCGGCAAGCAAAGTGGATATTATGGCTGTCGTGGACTTTGCTGAGGTGATACATTGATCCGGGCTGCTTTGGATACGGCAAAGTATCTTTGCGCCCGTTATGCTCAATGGTGATATAACCTTCTTCGATATCAATGTTAGGAGTACCGTACTCGCCCATTGTCCCCAGCTTCACTAAGTGGCAGTCGGGGAAATCTTCCTTGATCGCGTACAGGATATTCAGCGTCCCGACCACATTGTTAACCTGGGTCATTACGGCGTGTTCCCGGTCAATCATCGAGAAAGGTGCCGAACGCTGTTCGCCAAAATGCACGATTGCCTCTGGTTCAAACTGGTGCAGCGCTTTCG
This window contains:
- a CDS encoding glycosyltransferase, whose product is MRIALFTETFLPKVDGIVTRLRHTVEHLQRNGDQVLIFSPDGGLTEYKGARIYGVSGFPLPWYPELKMALPRPAIGYELEKFQPDTIHVVNPAILGLAGIYYAKTMRVPLVASYHTHLPQYLHHYGWGILEGLLWEFLKSAHNQARLNLCTSTAMMQELTSHGIERVDLWQRGVDTELFQPHLASQEMRRRLTQGHPDSPLLLYVGRLGAEKEIDRIKPVLEAIPNARLALVGDGPHRQALEKYFAGTPTNFVGYLTGVDLASAFASADAFIFPSRTETLGLVLLEAMAAGCPVVAARSGGIPDIVTDGVNGYLFDPADEEGAIAATIRLLAHQQERETLRQNARKEAERWGWAAATRQLQNYYKAVISHG
- a CDS encoding UDP-sulfoquinovose synthase — its product is MKVLVIGGDGYCGWGTALYLSNRGYEVGILDSLVRRHWDAQLGADTLTPIAPIQQRIQRWRDLTGKSIDLFIGDITNYDFLSKALHQFEPEAIVHFGEQRSAPFSMIDREHAVMTQVNNVVGTLNILYAIKEDFPDCHLVKLGTMGEYGTPNIDIEEGYITIEHNGRKDTLPYPKQPGSMYHLSKVHDSHNIHFACRIWGLRATDLNQGVVYGVLTEETGMDELLINRLDYDGVFGTALNRFCIQAAIGHPLTVYGKGGQTRGFLDIRDTVRCIEIAIANPAQPGEFRVFNQFTELFSIADLAGMVKKAGNSLGLNVEINNLDNPRVEKEEHYFNAINTNLLDLGLQPHFLSEALLDSLLNFAVKYQNRVDKNQILPKVSWHR